TACGCCAAGCCTACTACGGCCCTTACCTAGGCCTGAGGCTCGACGACGGCAGCAGAGCGCCGCAGTTCCTCCCCTACAAAGCAGGCTTCGCCAGCCACATCCTATTCCTCGGCAGGAGCGGCTACGGAAAGACCAGCATCATGAGGGCCCTTGCAGAGGGACTCTACGACTACTTCTACCTGAACGGCAGAAAGGCCCTCATCATAGTCATTGAGGCAAAATACGACAAGCCAAAAGTCCAGAAGCTCAAAGAGTTCAGGAACTACATCGTCGACCACTTCGGCTACGACTACCTCCAAGAAAACTACCCCTGGCTTGAGAGCTACCTACAAGACTACTACAGGAAGAGACCACTCCTTGGCAAGATTGGAGACTTCGCCTTCGGCTGGCCCAACGTTGAGGGCATGATGACCAAAGTCGATGCAAACCACAACCAGTTCCAGAGGCACCGGCTTAAGCCTGCGATCTACCCCTCCACCAGGATAGTCTTCCGGCCCACGAGGGACCTAAGCCTCATAGCCAAGGACAACGGTATGAACGTCCAAGTGGTCGAGGGGAAGCTCAGCTACGACCGCCTCGAGGTGAAGGACCTTATCAAGTTCATGTACGTGAACACTCAGACCAACTACATGCGCCTCCTCGACATCTATTGGGGCCAGAAGAGAATCAGAGACCCTGACCGCTTCTTGAAGGAAGTCATCAGGAACGAGTACCCGCCGAGGCCAGGCGAGACCGTCGAGGACGTCCTGAAGAACTCCCGCGACAGGACGATCGCTAACCTGAG
This Thermococcus sp. MV5 DNA region includes the following protein-coding sequences:
- a CDS encoding ATP-binding protein, with amino-acid sequence RQAYYGPYLGLRLDDGSRAPQFLPYKAGFASHILFLGRSGYGKTSIMRALAEGLYDYFYLNGRKALIIVIEAKYDKPKVQKLKEFRNYIVDHFGYDYLQENYPWLESYLQDYYRKRPLLGKIGDFAFGWPNVEGMMTKVDANHNQFQRHRLKPAIYPSTRIVFRPTRDLSLIAKDNGMNVQVVEGKLSYDRLEVKDLIKFMYVNTQTNYMRLLDIYWGQKRIRDPDRFLKEVIRNEYPPRPGETVEDVLKNSRDRTIANLRTLMTKLKSDRLFTSDPKEEFVRKLTPDRINVIDFSANSHLSEEEEAVIFHNLVSYVTDEFLLKWDIPVIIIADEIQNLARHALGLAAINKIYREGRSLEISLVSGTQYLSGLSKDLVRGATHIGIVGRLASEKDAELL